The genomic region ATTCCTGTTGGATTGTCTCTATCGATACAGGTTCTTGGTCTAAATCTACCAACTGTTTTCTGAGCATGGCAATGTGCAATGCCATCTTCATTTGTCTTTGCAGTCCGCTTTTCCTTTCGTTCAAGATCTGTagttctcttttcttcctttgaGCGTTCATCTGTTTCAAGTAAACCTCTTGCATCTGCTGGGACTTGATGACCTGGTTGTTTAGCTTCGATTCCAGCTTCATTCGTTCGTTGTAGTTATCGATGGCGAAGTATGATAGTGCTCCAAGACTGATGATTATTCCGATTTCTAAGAACGGTTTTCTGCTTAGGGATGACTGAACGGATTGTGTAAATGGAGCGGGAGGAGTAGAACCGTTGAACAACGGCTGAGGAATGAACCTGGGCCCATTTGATGTGGTATACTTCTTTAGTATGCGCAGCATTTTCAATAGTTGGGAGGCAATTGGTCGGCGGCAGATGCCTTGTACTGTCTTTGTAACTTGTTTCACTCTatatccttttttttttttggttgcCATATAGTAAGGTTCAAAGTATCATGTTGTAGATCTTTCTTAGTGATAAATTCCGGGATTTAGCCTTAAATAATCAGGCGCGCGAGACCCCCACATAGACGTCTATACCGACAAGGTCGTTTACAGTAGAATATGTCCGATTTATTTCAGTTGTGACGACAATCTGTCCTATCTGAACGTGTTATATCTGATATTAAAGATGAGTTTTAAAGATTGTACATAAAATAAACCTGTTTAGATAATAAACACACGTACAACACACACCATATGCACAGTGCTAACTCTATCACGATGAGGGTACGAGTATCAACAAATAATCTAATGAAGTCTCCACTGTAGGCGGTGTACGCAGTTTACTATTCTGTGTTTAGGGCAAAACAGTCTTTTTAATGACGACGAGAAGCGGTAATGATTTCgttcatttcttcaaccTTAGCCTTAGCTCTACCGAAAGTTCCcaatctcttctttgcGACCTTTCTAGCTCTCTTTTCACCAGCGTTTCTGATCAATTCGATCAATCTTCTTTCGTATGGAGCCAAAGAAGCGACTTCCTTAACGATAGATCTGACGAAAGTGGTTCTTTGGGAAGCAGCACCCTTTCTGTAAGAAATCTTTGGGGCTGGGGTCAATTGGTTGACCTTCTTACCTTTGTTCAAACCAACAGCAATACCTGTAAGACAGTTATAAGTATGGGTATTAACAACCTTAAGTTGTCAATAGACATATAAATATACGAAAATGTTAGTAAATCATGGTCCTTTTAGATAAACAGAGGTTCCAAACTACGTTGTCTTCTTTTGAGAGAGGGGCGGTGCACCAAATACGTGCACTGTCTTACCATGAATCATGTCTACACTTTTATAATCATCGATATCTGTGCTGCAATCATAATTATGTCACTCATCTCACtttcaataattctttCCTCAGTGCAATGTATTCCCACAATATATTACTGTTCCTCGTTTGATTCATTTGGTTATACGGTCTTATTCCAATTCTAGGTCCTTTGTTACTGATATCTCCCTCAAAATATTCGTTCGTTCGCTAGTTTCTTCgttcattcattcattcaaatcacATACCTGACTTAACGGCCATTTTGTTACTCTTTGTCGTTCGTGATGGTATTAAAACAACAGATTAAACAAGCTGTAACACTACCATATATCTATTAACAGTGTATATATTGATGCTCTAATCGTCAGAAAATTTTTATaatactttgaaaaattgtgaAAAGCTGTAGCAGTATAGAAGTTCCAGAGGATGATTACCCGGAGGAGTGTTTGGGAGGGTATGGGAAGTGAATGGAAACCATGAGATGCCTAGCCTGGGGTCTAAGTGGGCAGTCCAGCGGCCAGTTTGGTGGAATGTCCAGGCCCAGACCGGGCAGTCCAGCTTAGGGAGGAAACGGGACAGGCCCTGCCCAGCTCGAAGCAAGCAACGAAGACGGATGGGATGTGTCTGTGCATCCTACCGTCAGCTCAGCGGATTTGGTGGACATGAGAAAATAATTTCCTAGTATGGAAACATTCTCATTTTCAGCAGAAATTGAGTATGTATGGGTGCAACAGTCAATAATGTCTGGGTGCAACAGTCACATGCACACCgttcaattcaattgaacAGTGGGTGATTAACTCTTGCATCGGTCAGTCGGACAACTAACGCATAGTCTTCAAGCATCCTCCCAGCTCATGGTAGAATCTATTTTCTCATTGTTTACAAGCTTTTATATaaaattggaacaaaatcTATTCAGTTCTCATACAGTAATCGTACTCAAATCGAAATTCAAGGCCTTTAATCTCGATACGATGTCTGCCACGTCACGGGTAGCAAATTGGTCCATGAATTTCTTAAACGATAGATCTAATCCATCCGCTTTGTGTTCCATCTTTTCCAATGGGAAAAGGGTATGCAATAGTTTACGCTTACCAGCAGTAATTCTCAATGGTTCTCCATCGACAACAACTTTGTACAATACGGTGACTTCGTTGCCATTGGCATCTGTGACAGTCTCAGCGTCCTTATGTACAGGATTGGCAGCTTTTTCCTTAGAGTTCAGTAGTCTGTAACGGAGTTTCCAACCAGTAGGTCCCAATTCCTTAATTCTGGCGGCCTTTTCCTTAGTCAAATAGTTGTCAATACCACCTTCCTTGGTAATTGTTCTTAAAACTTTTGCTGTCATCTTAATACTAATCTTTCTGTTCAAAGTCTCACTCCATAGTCCTTTTCTAATAACGTTTGGACTCCATGATCTCCTGGTTTTTGTCTTCGATTCAGCGATGTTATTACCGAATTGGATGAAAGACGCACCGTATAAACCTTTGTTACTCTGTTTGTAAATTGGAGATTCTCCGTATGGATAATCAGGGAAttccttcttctccttTGGGATATATAATGGCTTGCTGTCGCCGACTTGATACGTCTTTGGAGTTGGGATCTGTCTGCTTTCAACTAATCTCCATTCTCTGAGGAGGTGGCTAAGAGTGGAAAACCCTCTTTGGGAACTTGGAAAAAACTTCATTCCAGATGAACGATCTCCGTGCTTATTGGTGAACGTACAGAGACTCTTAGACCAACTAGCTTCATACTAGGTTCAAGCTCCTTCTCTTCACCTTAGTGCATGTATCAAGTCGTTATTTTCtaaaattttgaataagCTTTGGAAAGATCAAAACCGTATACAGCGAGAATGGTAAAGCATAAGGAAATTTATGATTAGAATACACCTCTGCGTAATGGTTGGCGGTATCATGTATGTATGAAGggtatgtatatatgtacgGCTGGATGGATATTGTGAATGAGGTCCCTGTTGCAAtttttctcatttcttCCATGGTGATTTGAAAGCCCAATTCCCGAGACGATTTCCCTTTGGATTGGTGGCATCTTTGGTCCAAGTCTTACCTGTGCGTAATTCATAGTTCTCTTTTTCTAATTCGTCAAGGCGTGTTCTGAGCTCTTGATTTTCGTCCATAACTTCcagatttctttccattgttCTATTCAAATCTGCTTTCAAATCTGTGGGAATTTCAGCATCTGGATTAGGTAACGTTTGTTTATAAAGTTCACGTTCCagttgtttcttcaaatcttctatCTCTAGTAATAAATCCTTATTTTCGTCCTGAAGAGTTTCCATCCGAAGTCTGTTTTCAATTAGTTCATTGGCAATAGTGATATGCTCTCTGTTTAATAGCGAATAGTCattttctaatttcttcaactctttTTGAAGCTGTCTGTTTTTAATTCTTTGTTCCTCATATTGTTGTTCCTTTTCCGTTTCCAACTTGTGAATCTCATCGTACTCTTTCACGTAACGCTCCAATTGCAATGGAGTTAATTTGATTTCCAACGAATCAGAGATGAATCTATCAATATCGTACTCTTCTGGGTTCTCCTTAGAAGCATAGTGTTGGAAAAGGTCCTCCTTCAAGAAGTCTAAGAGAGAATCGAAACTGAGAATGATCAAATTACGACTGTTCTTTAACATCAACGTTAAACTGAATTTTAGCATCGATTCGATACCTTCAAGTATGACAATATCCATGATTCTGAGAACGAATTCAAGGGGAAATTTGTATGCGAACATCGTCAGGAACCATTGAGTTGCAAACATTGTAGATCTTATTCCCTGCCTGATCAAATGGTTATACAATTGAGGATCATTTTCCTCCAAAAGTGTATCAAATTGGtacaatttcaacatcagGCCAGGCATTCCCGGCAAGAATAAATCCCTTAATCCGTATACTTTCATGAGTTTCGTTAATAGAGAAAACGCTTGccattcttcttcacaGTTCAATATTAAAGTAGTAGCAATAAAACCCATGCCCTGTGTGTAACCAACTGGTGGGTCATAAAGAGAGTAAGCCTTGAGCACGCTGAATAAAGAATCTGTCTTACCTTCTGGGATGAACTTCGTTCTAGAtaaatctcttttgattgCCTTTTCATGCGGTGACTCCAATAGAAGTAAGGAACAGTATAACTCCTCCATCTCCTTGTAATTTGAACTGGTTAGTAGCTGCCATATAATACCACGGACTTGAGTTGGGATACCTTTCCCTACTTCAGTTTCTAATTTCTTTGAGTCATCCTTGACTATATCGCTAAAATTATGAACCAGCTTACTCCAGAATGGCCAATCGTATTGTACCAATTCTTTGTCCGCATGATCTAGTAAGCTATCATATTCTTCTCTTAGTGTCTTGGTACCTTCTTTTGCATGCTCACGCTCTTTGTCATCTCTTAGTTCCAATTCGGTTTCgttttgaatgaatctgttcaatatcaaatcGAAATCACTGCTGTCGGAACGTTTATGCTGATTAAAATGAGCACGAAACTTGGGAGACTTCATTTCCTCGGACAATGGTGGAGGTACGAAATGTACAGGTCCAGATAAAGACGTTGCCACATGAGATCTTGAAGGAAGTGGTGGTTTCTCTCCCGCAATGTGGTCCCTTGGAGGTAAATGTGGTGGCTTAGTTTCGTTATTGAATGACTCAATCTTCTGTTCTAAAATCTCTTGCTTGGATTTTATCACACTCTCATTAGATAAACTATCCTTATCAGTATCAATTGGTTCGGTTTCATTATTAACAACCTCCACTGTATCTGGTGCTTCACTTTCTACCGTTGAACTATCCACTGGTTCATCTGcaacttcttccttcaCCTCAATAGCACCAGTGATAGGAGGAGAATCTTcattattcttcttttccgTAGCAGCAAAACTGACATCAGTCTCCTTTATTTCATTAGCACTGGGAGCACCGTCATTAGCAGGTGCGTCTGCTACATCCGGCTGTTCTGTTTctatttctattttgtCCCCTGATGGCTCAACATTCTCGGACTCATCTAATGGCAATTCCGCATCATTTGATGCCGTAGATTTAACATCATCTTTAGTTTCTACCTGATCTGTCATATCTGAACAGTATTCAGCCCGCTTATAGTGTTTCAAGAGGTTTCGTGCTACTTTCCTTCAAGGTAACATAGGGTTGATGGGCTTTAAACAATTATACAATGGTCAATATTTCAATCTTGTTCGAGAGAATAGCCTGAAACGGCTGGCCGGGTAATTTTATAAACAGACGCGCGACTGGAATGTTCGAGTGTCAGTTAAAGCGAAGCCGTATTGCTTATAATAGGAATGGATGATTCACCTAATATACAACGTGTTGGCGTTAGTATACTCagagaaacaaaatataGCATTGGTGGATATATGTCTAAATATTTAGAGGGTTAAATAGTGCTTAAAGAAAAGACCAAGATTAGTGATATATTAGTGCATACCCAAGTCTCTATACTTCTTAACTAAAGACCAGTAGTAATGTTTAGTTCTGTTTCTGAGGCCCGGACCCCAAATTACCATTCCAACAAATGTCAAGTTACATGCTAAGAGAATGAAAGCGGCACTGATAAATGCGTTTTTCAAACCAAGGTTTTCAATCCATTTGGTGATACCAAAGGAAACAGCAAAGGACATGacatttctgatgatgataacCACGACCATCGCTTCAGTATCCAATTCCTTGTAACAGTCAATAGCATATGTCGTGGAAATGGTGATACCAAACATTGAACAACCACCTAACATTCCAAGACCAAACACCAAACCAAACCAGTGGATTTCATAGTAAGCACCGACGCCCCATAGAATACACGCAGCGACACCAATGAAACAGTAGATTATAACGGTGTACAATCTGTCTTCTGGCAAACTGAGACCACCACGATATCTGGCAATACGGACCTTCAACCAATCGGAGAAAGTACCGACTAGGAAAAAGACaatgaaagagaagatCAATGGAGAGAAGTAAGCAAGACCACAAGCCGTACTGGAAAAGTTGTATGGAGGAGCAGCTAAGATAAGGACCTCAGTTGCGTTTAAAACATTGAACCAAATTAGGGATTGACCGTAGAAGAAACCTGCCCATAAGATACCAGGTAAACCGAATAAATAAAATGGTGCCATGAAGTAATGATGTAGTAGgaatttttcctttgcaCCACTTGTCATGGAGAGTTTACTCCAGAACGTTTTAGTCGATTTTCTCTGTTGCACGGTCGCTCCGTCCACAACTTCAACTCGGCTCAATTGGTTCATGATATTTGAGTTTTCAGCACTTAACACTGAGTGCAAAACGTCGGGTACATCACCAGTGACACCACCGACGCTATCTGAGCTGGTTTCATCCACGTTGATATgattattttctttattcaacaaagtGTCGATGTTGGCTGTAGCTGAAAATACATTTGAAACGACAGTGCCATCGTGGCGGTCCATTGTGATCGGTTGGCCAGTTCTGGAATCGATCTTTAGTTTACGATCGTAATTAGTCTCTTCcatgaagaagaatagAAACACGGTACAAACAGCAGCAAAAATGGCACACCACCACATGACCCATTCCCACGATTGTCCATCAGAAATGAAACCAGCGATACATGGTGCGATATAACTAGCAAAGAGTAGTGTTACACCGTATGTTGCTAGACCCGAAGATCTTTGATGTTCAAAGAATAAGTCACTGACAGTAATTTCTGGCAACGACTCAATGGCAGCACCAAAGAACCCTTGTACAACTTTAGAGCCGATCCATTCACCTTTGCTTTTGGTATATGGAGGCCAAACGCAAATCAAAGCAGTAGCAAGCATAGTGAACACATAAACAGGCCTCTTACCGTATTGCAACGCCAAAGGTtggaaaacaaaacaacCGATACCgagaaacaagaaaagataaCCAGTAGCGTTGTTCAATTGACTTAATGAGATACCGGTTTGAATGGAAACATCGTTCAATACCGAATAGATAGCAGCAGTAGGAACACCGACACCTAATGTGTACACCAATGAGCATGACAACGCAAGGAGCTTCCTTTTCATTTCCCAGTTTAATGGGTCGTCTGGATCGTCAGATGGGGTTGGCACCAAGACAATCTTCGCATTTTTGTCACTTTTATCATGTCCATCAACTAAATGGACATTACCAGGCACGGCTTCGAAGTCAATGCCACCATGAGAATCAAATTCCTTCTCTTTAGACatgttgtatttttttttgctaGATAGTAAGGTATTATTCTTCCTTGAGCTGTTGTGATCTATGAGATTGGCATTAACAGATCCTATTCAAAGGCAAAGTATATCAAAGGCAGTTTGTTAACTTTGGCAAGGGTTTAAGtattccaaaaaaaaagaacactAGTAAAGAATAATCAAAACGAATGGCTGTAATCTTATCAAATTTAGAACAACCTTGTTTATTGTTCGTGTTCCCTTggttttctgtttcaacaAATGTGATTAACAATAAAAGTTCACCGTTATCGAAAGATTcaatattcttttcttaaTCAAAATAGTGGAGATCACCAAGTATTCAACTTCTAATCCATGTATTTGTTAATACGTTGATCTTGATGTGGTGAATTATAATCGTGTTTGGCATAGTGTAACAAAATCGGGGATCAGTTATAAACAAAGATCGCGTTGCACACCGATTAAAAGAATCATTCTTGACAGCAACTAACAAGGTTACGTCCTTATACCCAAGTAACCATCCCTATTTGTCAGTACCGTATCAACAAGATACCAAAGCTTCTGACACGAACCAAGTAATGCTATGCATATTTTCATTCGAGGTGACTCGAATCTATCATTTTTTAATCATCTTTAACGCAAACCTCGATTAAACCTTTTCGAGATAACAGATAGAGATAGTAAAATATTCCTAATCGGGAAACCATTGA from Kluyveromyces lactis strain NRRL Y-1140 chromosome D complete sequence harbors:
- a CDS encoding 60S ribosomal protein eL36 (highly similar to uniprot|P05745 Saccharomyces cerevisiae YMR194W RPL36A and to uniprot|O14455 Saccharomyces cerevisiae YPL249C-A RPL36B Proteins component of the large (60S) ribosomal subunit), yielding MAVKSGIAVGLNKGKKVNQLTPAPKISYRKGAASQRTTFVRSIVKEVASLAPYERRLIELIRNAGEKRARKVAKKRLGTFGRAKAKVEEMNEIITASRRH
- the MRPL24 gene encoding mitochondrial 54S ribosomal protein bL28m (highly similar to uniprot|P36525 Saccharomyces cerevisiae YMR193W MRPL24 Mitochondrial ribosomal protein of the large subunit), with the translated sequence MKFFPSSQRGFSTLSHLLREWRLVESRQIPTPKTYQVGDSKPLYIPKEKKEFPDYPYGESPIYKQSNKGLYGASFIQFGNNIAESKTKTRRSWSPNVIRKGLWSETLNRKISIKMTAKVLRTITKEGGIDNYLTKEKAARIKELGPTGWKLRYRLLNSKEKAANPVHKDAETVTDANGNEVTVLYKVVVDGEPLRITAGKRKLLHTLFPLEKMEHKADGLDLSFKKFMDQFATRDVADIVSRLKALNFDLSTITV
- a CDS encoding uncharacterized protein (weakly similar to uniprot|P53389 Saccharomyces cerevisiae YNR055C HOL1 Putative ion transporter similar to the major facilitator superfamily of transporters; mutations in membrane-spanning domains permit nonselective cation uptake); its protein translation is MSKEKEFDSHGGIDFEAVPGNVHLVDGHDKSDKNAKIVLVPTPSDDPDDPLNWEMKRKLLALSCSLVYTLGVGVPTAAIYSVLNDVSIQTGISLSQLNNATGYLFLFLGIGCFVFQPLALQYGKRPVYVFTMLATALICVWPPYTKSKGEWIGSKVVQGFFGAAIESLPEITVSDLFFEHQRSSGLATYGVTLLFASYIAPCIAGFISDGQSWEWVMWWCAIFAAVCTVFLFFFMEETNYDRKLKIDSRTGQPITMDRHDGTVVSNVFSATANIDTLLNKENNHINVDETSSDSVGGVTGDVPDVLHSVLSAENSNIMNQLSRVEVVDGATVQQRKSTKTFWSKLSMTSGAKEKFLLHHYFMAPFYLFGLPGILWAGFFYGQSLIWFNVLNATEVLILAAPPYNFSSTACGLAYFSPLIFSFIVFFLVGTFSDWLKVRIARYRGGLSLPEDRLYTVIIYCFIGVAACILWGVGAYYEIHWFGLVFGLGMLGGCSMFGITISTTYAIDCYKELDTEAMVVVIIIRNVMSFAVSFGITKWIENLGLKNAFISAAFILLACNLTFVGMVIWGPGLRNRTKHYYWSLVKKYRDLGMH
- a CDS encoding uncharacterized protein (some similarities with uniprot|Q12344 Saccharomyces cerevisiae YPL249C GYP5 GTPase-activating protein (GAP) for yeast Rab family members Ypt1p is the preferred in vitro substrate but also acts on Sec4p involved in ER to Golgi trafficking interacts with the yeast amphiphysins Rvs161p and Rvs167p); translated protein: MTDQVETKDDVKSTASNDAELPLDESENVEPSGDKIEIETEQPDVADAPANDGAPSANEIKETDVSFAATEKKNNEDSPPITGAIEVKEEVADEPVDSSTVESEAPDTVEVVNNETEPIDTDKDSLSNESVIKSKQEILEQKIESFNNETKPPHLPPRDHIAGEKPPLPSRSHVATSLSGPVHFVPPPLSEEMKSPKFRAHFNQHKRSDSSDFDLILNRFIQNETELELRDDKEREHAKEGTKTLREEYDSLLDHADKELVQYDWPFWSKLVHNFSDIVKDDSKKLETEVGKGIPTQVRGIIWQLLTSSNYKEMEELYCSLLLLESPHEKAIKRDLSRTKFIPEGKTDSLFSVLKAYSLYDPPVGYTQGMGFIATTLILNCEEEWQAFSLLTKLMKVYGLRDLFLPGMPGLMLKLYQFDTLLEENDPQLYNHLIRQGIRSTMFATQWFLTMFAYKFPLEFVLRIMDIVILEGIESMLKFSLTLMLKNSRNLIILSFDSLLDFLKEDLFQHYASKENPEEYDIDRFISDSLEIKLTPLQLERYVKEYDEIHKLETEKEQQYEEQRIKNRQLQKELKKLENDYSLLNREHITIANELIENRLRMETLQDENKDLLLEIEDLKKQLERELYKQTLPNPDAEIPTDLKADLNRTMERNLEVMDENQELRTRLDELEKENYELRTGKTWTKDATNPKGNRLGNWAFKSPWKK
- a CDS encoding uncharacterized protein (conserved hypothetical protein): MATKKKKGYRVKQVTKTVQGICRRPIASQLLKMLRILKKYTTSNGPRFIPQPLFNGSTPPAPFTQSVQSSLSRKPFLEIGIIISLGALSYFAIDNYNERMKLESKLNNQVIKSQQMQEVYLKQMNAQRKKRELQILNERKSGLQRQMKMALHIAMLRKQLVDLDQEPVSIETIQQEYTKSIKMENSISNVSGTALWITDDSTYKAYLPNAREYDVSIDDFRKG